A genomic stretch from Spongiibacter nanhainus includes:
- a CDS encoding lipopolysaccharide assembly protein LapA domain-containing protein, which translates to MRWLKSLLILIAVLLALAVGLLFSVENDAVISLNILVAELPPQRLSTWIIAAFFAGGVAGVAASSAALLRAQASKIQLRRRLRNLESRSDSKSVRSH; encoded by the coding sequence ATGCGTTGGTTGAAATCTTTACTGATCCTTATTGCAGTACTACTGGCGCTGGCTGTGGGTCTGTTATTCAGTGTCGAAAACGACGCGGTAATCTCACTCAATATCCTGGTTGCCGAATTGCCCCCCCAACGCCTGTCTACCTGGATTATCGCCGCCTTTTTTGCCGGTGGTGTGGCCGGTGTGGCGGCGTCGTCGGCAGCGCTGTTGCGGGCTCAGGCCAGTAAAATCCAGCTGCGACGTCGGCTGCGCAATCTGGAATCTCGCTCTGACAGCAAATCAGTTCGCTCTCACTAG
- a CDS encoding integration host factor subunit beta, with protein sequence MTKSELIELIAERQPQLSHKDIELSVKTMIEHMSQVLATGNRIEIRGFGSFSLHYREPRMGRNPKTGETVQLPGKYVPHFKPGKELRERVNNSLKDS encoded by the coding sequence ATGACCAAATCCGAACTAATTGAGCTAATCGCCGAACGTCAGCCGCAGCTGTCCCACAAGGACATTGAGCTTTCTGTTAAAACGATGATTGAGCATATGTCTCAGGTCTTGGCGACAGGCAACCGTATCGAAATTCGCGGGTTTGGCAGTTTTTCCCTTCACTACCGCGAACCGCGTATGGGCCGCAATCCCAAAACCGGTGAGACTGTCCAATTGCCGGGTAAGTACGTCCCTCACTTCAAGCCGGGTAAGGAACTGCGCGAACGCGTGAATAACAGCTTGAAAGACAGTTGA
- a CDS encoding lipopolysaccharide assembly protein LapB — MDTALHFSVLLAAVVCGWLLGRLSKKTVKAAPRRESAHYYRGLAFLLSEQPSAAVNTVIEELPVDEETLPTHLALANLMRSKGELESATRIHQNLLSRPTLAREKLHQVHLELAKDYISAGLLDRAERLLRDLADESASYRLEALERLQHIYQSEREWDRAVAVALQRLPRRGWLRKARSSNNNGEENIERSLSHYYCEQAEAAIAQAEFREARRILHKARRHSSDNPRAILLTAQLALTQGDPNYALRLLHELALEQGPYAAEILPLYREAFAKVADRRAYINALQPIAEQSTSTALILEVARALEEEKGRQAAADFLARQCESRPTLGLLVGLTRYQPQGNPSVLANTIENIQRERPVYRCRHCGFSGRKLHWLCPSCEQWGTIAPIRGTLGD, encoded by the coding sequence ATGGATACGGCGCTGCATTTCTCTGTTTTGCTGGCCGCTGTTGTATGTGGCTGGCTGCTGGGGCGCTTGTCGAAAAAAACTGTCAAAGCGGCCCCGCGTCGGGAGAGTGCCCACTACTACCGGGGTTTGGCCTTCTTACTCAGTGAGCAACCCAGTGCTGCGGTTAATACCGTAATCGAAGAATTACCGGTCGATGAAGAGACGCTTCCCACCCATCTGGCGCTGGCCAACTTGATGCGGAGTAAGGGGGAGCTGGAATCGGCCACTCGCATTCACCAGAATTTGTTGTCCCGACCTACCTTGGCACGGGAAAAACTACACCAGGTTCACCTGGAACTCGCCAAAGACTATATCTCTGCGGGCCTATTGGACCGCGCCGAACGCCTGCTGCGGGACCTGGCCGACGAGTCTGCCAGTTACCGACTCGAGGCGCTGGAGCGGCTGCAGCATATTTACCAGTCGGAACGGGAATGGGACCGGGCCGTGGCCGTTGCGCTGCAACGTCTGCCCCGCAGAGGCTGGCTGCGCAAGGCGCGCAGCAGCAATAATAACGGCGAGGAAAATATCGAGCGCTCCCTGAGTCACTACTACTGCGAGCAAGCGGAGGCCGCTATCGCCCAGGCTGAATTTCGTGAAGCCAGACGGATATTGCATAAGGCTCGACGTCATAGCTCTGACAATCCCCGCGCAATCTTGCTTACAGCCCAACTTGCTTTGACCCAGGGAGATCCCAATTACGCGCTGCGTTTGCTACACGAACTCGCTTTGGAGCAGGGGCCCTATGCCGCCGAGATATTGCCATTGTATCGGGAGGCCTTTGCCAAGGTGGCGGATCGCCGCGCCTATATCAATGCCTTGCAACCCATCGCGGAGCAATCCACTAGCACAGCCTTGATCCTGGAAGTGGCCAGAGCACTGGAAGAGGAGAAGGGCCGGCAAGCCGCCGCAGACTTTCTCGCTCGCCAGTGTGAGTCGCGACCGACGCTGGGCTTGCTGGTCGGGCTGACCCGTTATCAACCCCAGGGCAATCCTTCGGTGCTGGCCAACACCATCGAAAATATCCAGCGTGAGCGACCGGTATACCGCTGTCGGCACTGTGGTTTTTCTGGACGTAAATTGCATTGGCTGTGTCCGAGCTGCGAGCAGTGGGGTACCATTGCGCCTATTCGAGGTACCTTGGGCGATTAG